One Dysidea avara chromosome 7, odDysAvar1.4, whole genome shotgun sequence genomic region harbors:
- the LOC136262067 gene encoding tRNA (guanine-N(7)-)-methyltransferase non-catalytic subunit wdr4-like isoform X1 produces the protein MNCCVLSDWVAFTTAQSNVLLMNKSNDEMKILECGNDHVVCIKCSQSRKLFATCSNSKVLKIWDTSSFQCCGTRVVSKSVTAICFTQDDSLILVADKTGDVHSYSTDDIGKEGTFLLGHLSMLLDMVITMDQKYVITADRDEKIRISHFPNAYNIKAYCLGHTDFISCLLQCIHYEHVLISGSGDGTVKTWDFEHGRLLHTEFCSSPRTIGVKPNPVSRVAGLSTKPFIAVAIESDPNVTVYEIRSDGILTTNCSVTLEASPFSVCFDNSSCLWMCQADEVNHLVCFDWIEDSTSWRRITNNDNSTLKKCNEWYKSQGAYCKERKLSVLRKQEIDNVSTYMKVKEERITATEKRY, from the exons ATGAATTGCTGTGTACTGTCCGATTGGGTTGCTTTCACCACGGCTCAGTCCAATGTACTACTAATGAACAAAAG TAATGATGAGATGAAAATTCTGGAATGTGGGAACGaccatgttgtgtgtataaaatGTAGTCAGTCAAGAAAATTATTTGCTACTTGCTCTAACAGTAAAGTGTTAAAGATTTGGGATACATCAAGTTTCCAGTGCTGTGGAACAAG GGTGGTATCTAAAAGTGTTACAGCAATCTGTTTTACACAAGATGATTCCCTTATTTTGGTTGCAGATAAAACTGGAGATGTTCACAG TTATTCCACTGATGACATAGGCAAGGAAGGTACATTTTTGCTCGGTCACTTATCCATGTTGTTAGATATG GTGATCACCATGGATCAGAAATATGTTATTACAGCTGATCGTGATGAGAAAATCAGGATCAGTCATTTTCCTAATGCTTATAACATTAAAGCATATTGTCTTGGACACACTGA CTTTATCAGCTGTTTACTACAATGTATCCATTATGAACATGTACTCATATCAGGATCTGGA GATGGCACTGTAAAGACTTGGGATTTTGAACATGGGAGATTACTACATACAGAATTCTGCTCATCACCAAGAACCATCGGTGTG AAGCCAAATCCTGTGTCACGTGttgctggtctctctacaaagCCTTTCATTGCTGTTGCCATAGAAAG TGATCCAAATGTTACTGTATACGAGATCCGATCAGATGGAATACTAACAACTAATTGTTCTGTGACACTTGAAGCAAGTCCTTTTAGTGTTTGTTTTGATAATTCTTCTTGTCTTTGGATGTGTCAAGCTGATGAAGTAAACCATCTTGTTTGTTTTGATTGGATTGAGGATAGTACCTCA TGGAGAAGGATCACTAATAATGATAATAGTACTTTAAAGAAATGCAATGAATGGTACAAAAGTCAAG GTGCATATTGTAAGGAGAGAAAGCTTTCTGTGTTACGTAAACAAGAAATAGACAATGTCTCGACTTATATGAAAGTAAAAGAAGAGAGAATAACTGCAACTGAAAAACGATACTGA
- the LOC136262067 gene encoding tRNA (guanine-N(7)-)-methyltransferase non-catalytic subunit wdr4-like isoform X2: MNCCVLSDWVAFTTAQSNVLLMNKSNDEMKILECGNDHVVCIKCSQSRKLFATCSNSKVLKIWDTSSFQCCGTRVVSKSVTAICFTQDDSLILVADKTGDVHSYSTDDIGKEGTFLLGHLSMLLDMVITMDQKYVITADRDEKIRISHFPNAYNIKAYCLGHTDFISCLLQCIHYEHVLISGSGDGTVKTWDFEHGRLLHTEFCSSPRTIGVKPNPVSRVAGLSTKPFIAVAIESDPNVTVYEIRSDGILTTNCSVTLEASPFSVCFDNSSCLWMCQADEVNHLVCFDWIEDSTSWRRITNNDNSTLKKCNEWYKSQDQHV, translated from the exons ATGAATTGCTGTGTACTGTCCGATTGGGTTGCTTTCACCACGGCTCAGTCCAATGTACTACTAATGAACAAAAG TAATGATGAGATGAAAATTCTGGAATGTGGGAACGaccatgttgtgtgtataaaatGTAGTCAGTCAAGAAAATTATTTGCTACTTGCTCTAACAGTAAAGTGTTAAAGATTTGGGATACATCAAGTTTCCAGTGCTGTGGAACAAG GGTGGTATCTAAAAGTGTTACAGCAATCTGTTTTACACAAGATGATTCCCTTATTTTGGTTGCAGATAAAACTGGAGATGTTCACAG TTATTCCACTGATGACATAGGCAAGGAAGGTACATTTTTGCTCGGTCACTTATCCATGTTGTTAGATATG GTGATCACCATGGATCAGAAATATGTTATTACAGCTGATCGTGATGAGAAAATCAGGATCAGTCATTTTCCTAATGCTTATAACATTAAAGCATATTGTCTTGGACACACTGA CTTTATCAGCTGTTTACTACAATGTATCCATTATGAACATGTACTCATATCAGGATCTGGA GATGGCACTGTAAAGACTTGGGATTTTGAACATGGGAGATTACTACATACAGAATTCTGCTCATCACCAAGAACCATCGGTGTG AAGCCAAATCCTGTGTCACGTGttgctggtctctctacaaagCCTTTCATTGCTGTTGCCATAGAAAG TGATCCAAATGTTACTGTATACGAGATCCGATCAGATGGAATACTAACAACTAATTGTTCTGTGACACTTGAAGCAAGTCCTTTTAGTGTTTGTTTTGATAATTCTTCTTGTCTTTGGATGTGTCAAGCTGATGAAGTAAACCATCTTGTTTGTTTTGATTGGATTGAGGATAGTACCTCA TGGAGAAGGATCACTAATAATGATAATAGTACTTTAAAGAAATGCAATGAATGGTACAAAAGTCAAG ACCAACATGTCTAG
- the LOC136262068 gene encoding uncharacterized protein isoform X2 — MLYDGNYLIYVVVYHFIAIAEPQTEGSILCQKRLNVSMKLTVIILCCYFALGITDDGIALGGAKPDQHFSDDFNKPFVPKVAKEMLTYNRRPIDSHDPCEKKQCSPGYSCKAVVNRYLLQVSVAICIPNSVANIVDNPPCISIVLGNEEMGCKTQEEWEKIGRIQCGFRVTSEAKYYYSTKLRNHCNSRYHNEHTFLQAEISCCPTEPTGAGSLPPTPIYEDDFPTDEVPDYIEDDYYITHNERRSGKPIIATVSVGFIVVGLAIFIVRCYAYRKHKSLDVKRRPVDGGMSFINPNSDVYDDVNFDDKKPLVTIPVKGSGEYTVVQNPVVTSE; from the exons ATGTTATACGACggaaattatttaatttacGTTGTTGTTTACCATTTCATCGCCATTGCTGAACCTCAGACTGAAGGGAGTATACTCTGTCAAAAGAGACTGAATGTCAGCATGAAGCTGACCGTTATAATTTTG TGTTGCTACTTTGCACTTGGTATCACAGATGATGGCATAGCCTTGGGTGGAGCCAAGCCTGACCAACACTTCAGTGATGACTTTAATAAGCCATTTGTGCCAAAGGTAGCAAAAGAGATGTTGACCTACAACAGGAGACCGATAGACTCACATGATCCATGTGAAAAGAAGCAGTGTTCTCCAGGATACAGCTGTAAAGCTGTTGTGAATCGGTATCTTCTGCAAGTGTCTGTTGCTATTTGCATACCAAATAGTGTGGCAAATATAG TTGACAACCCACCGTGCATTAGCATAGTGCTAGGAAATGAAGAAATGGGATGCAAAACCCAAGAAGAATGGGAGAAGATTGGACGTATTCAATGTGGATTTAGGGTTACCTCAGAAGCCAAATACTACTATTCAACTAAA CTTCGTAACCATTGTAACAGCCGCTACCACAATGAACACACTTTCCTGCAAGCTGAAATCAGTTGTTGTCCAACTGAACCAACTGGAGCTG GTTCTTTGCCACCTACTCCTATTTATGAGGATGACTTTCCTACAGATGAAGTACCT GATTATATTGAAGATGAttactacatcacacacaatgAACGGAGGAGTGGGAAGCCTATTATTGCAACAGTTTCAGTTGGTTTTATTGTCGTGGGACTGGCGATTTTCATAGTTAGATGTTATGCCTACAGGAAACACAA GAGTCTAGATGTGAAGCGTCGTCCAGTAGATGGTGGTATGTCATTCATCAACCCTAACAGTGATGTATACGATGATGTTAACTTTGATGATAAGAAACCACTTGTTACTATTCCAGTCAAGGGCTCTGGAGAGTATACTGTTGTACAGAACCCTGTAGTGACATCTGAATAA
- the LOC136262068 gene encoding uncharacterized protein isoform X1 produces the protein MLYDGNYLIYVVVYHFIAIAEPQTEGSILCQKRLNVSMKLTVIILCCYFALGITDDGIALGGAKPDQHFSDDFNKPFVPKVAKEMLTYNRRPIDSHDPCEKKQCSPGYSCKAVVNRYLLQVSVAICIPNSVANIVDNPPCISIVLGNEEMGCKTQEEWEKIGRIQCGFRVTSEAKYYYSTKLRNHCNSRYHNEHTFLQAEISCCPTEPTGAGSLPPTPIYEDDFPTDEVPDYIEDDYYITHNERRSGKPIIATVSVGFIVVGLAIFIVRCYAYRKHNRSLDVKRRPVDGGMSFINPNSDVYDDVNFDDKKPLVTIPVKGSGEYTVVQNPVVTSE, from the exons ATGTTATACGACggaaattatttaatttacGTTGTTGTTTACCATTTCATCGCCATTGCTGAACCTCAGACTGAAGGGAGTATACTCTGTCAAAAGAGACTGAATGTCAGCATGAAGCTGACCGTTATAATTTTG TGTTGCTACTTTGCACTTGGTATCACAGATGATGGCATAGCCTTGGGTGGAGCCAAGCCTGACCAACACTTCAGTGATGACTTTAATAAGCCATTTGTGCCAAAGGTAGCAAAAGAGATGTTGACCTACAACAGGAGACCGATAGACTCACATGATCCATGTGAAAAGAAGCAGTGTTCTCCAGGATACAGCTGTAAAGCTGTTGTGAATCGGTATCTTCTGCAAGTGTCTGTTGCTATTTGCATACCAAATAGTGTGGCAAATATAG TTGACAACCCACCGTGCATTAGCATAGTGCTAGGAAATGAAGAAATGGGATGCAAAACCCAAGAAGAATGGGAGAAGATTGGACGTATTCAATGTGGATTTAGGGTTACCTCAGAAGCCAAATACTACTATTCAACTAAA CTTCGTAACCATTGTAACAGCCGCTACCACAATGAACACACTTTCCTGCAAGCTGAAATCAGTTGTTGTCCAACTGAACCAACTGGAGCTG GTTCTTTGCCACCTACTCCTATTTATGAGGATGACTTTCCTACAGATGAAGTACCT GATTATATTGAAGATGAttactacatcacacacaatgAACGGAGGAGTGGGAAGCCTATTATTGCAACAGTTTCAGTTGGTTTTATTGTCGTGGGACTGGCGATTTTCATAGTTAGATGTTATGCCTACAGGAAACACAA CAGGAGTCTAGATGTGAAGCGTCGTCCAGTAGATGGTGGTATGTCATTCATCAACCCTAACAGTGATGTATACGATGATGTTAACTTTGATGATAAGAAACCACTTGTTACTATTCCAGTCAAGGGCTCTGGAGAGTATACTGTTGTACAGAACCCTGTAGTGACATCTGAATAA
- the LOC136262064 gene encoding MFS-type efflux pump MSMEG_3705-like has product MEESVRFVKSTHLSDNDNESETMESNLNEVCMDTSSADETSETEIIRPAASKTGKKIWPLQMSYFANLNNANQISLHPYIVLILLLLIYVLNQADRLVLPVVIPAGLRCTLSSSGECDNSTSNSSNSTGHEDCISFNDYEQGLITGPAFTVVYVLFGLPISRIADRWSRSITLLVGLTSWSCIVLFTGFVKTFWQLLLFRILLGIGEATCNPVAYSLISDYFSTDRRASTLSVYHVGVYIGGAIGYFCGLLNTTLNWRWTFRILGIAGLTVVPLSIFILYEPRVIRENRRQRRRGRSSYSILEVFMHLVKSLSYWVLLVAASVRNIAGYSIGAWLPTYFVREYGVSSADFGLPVGFVVLCGGTMGSLIGGFVADRVKRRWSSGVAEACVIAVSQFLAVPCIAGVLLAPTPSSSYGLLFLAYITAETWLGPAASIVQGICMPAMRAQASSVYIAVITITASAGPVLVPTLFDTFHGFEKCKHGVGYSLLMIVTFCYTLSAFLFLLLGVVIKWERKRSGSYTTDYADLHEDTPSSD; this is encoded by the exons ATGGAAGAAAGTGTACGTTTTGTTAAGAGTACACATCTTTCTGATAATGACAATGAATCAGAGACAATGGAGTCCAACCTTAATGAAGTCTGCATGGATACCAGTTCTGCTGATGAAACCAGTGAAACTGAGATCATAAGACCAGCTGCCTCAAAAACAGGGAAGAAAATTTGGCCACTTCAGATGAGCTACTTTGCAAACTTAAACAATGCCAACCAAATCAGTTTACATCCTTACATCGtcctaatattattattgttaatataTGTACTAAATCAAGCTGACAGGCTTGTGTTGCCGGTGGTGATACCTGCTGGCCTGAGGTGTACACTGAGCTCTTCTGGTGAATGTGACAACTCCACATCCAACAGTTCCAACAGTACTGGTCATGAAGATTGTATATCATTCAATGATTATGAACAAGGTCTAATCACTGGACCAGCCTTCACTGTTGTCTATGTGTTATTTGGTCTACCCATATCAAGAATAGCTGATCGGTGGAGTAGGTCCATCACCCTGTTGGTAGGGTTGACAAGTTGGTCTTGTATTGTACTCTTCACTGGATTTGTGAAGACATTTTGGCAACTGCTATTGTTTAGAATACTTCTAGGAATTGGAGAA GCTACATGCAACCCTGTGGCTTATTCACTGATTTCAGACTACTTCTCAACTGACAGGAGAGCCAGTACATTATCAGTGTATCATGTTGGAGTGTATATTG GTGGTGCTATTGGATACTTTTGTGGACTACTGAACACCACTTTAAACTGGAGATGGACATTTCGTATACTAGGGATCGCGGGTCTCACTGTAGTTCCCTTGTCAATTTTCATACTTTATGAGCCCAGAGTGATCAGGGAGAATCGAAGACAACGTCGAAGGGGCCGATCTTCATACAGTATACTG GAAGTCTTCATGCACTTAGTGAAGTCACTATCTTACTGGGTTCTCTTAGTTGCTGCATCAGTACGGAACATTGCTGGCTATTCTATCGGTGCTTGGCTCCCCACCTACTTTGTCAGAGAATATGGAGTATCATCAGCAGATTTTGGTTTACCTGTTGGATTTGTGGTACTGTGTGGAGGTACTATGGGATCTTTGATAGGTGGTTTTGTAGCTGATAG GGTGAAGCGTAGATGGAGTAGTGGAGTGGCAGAAGCTTGTGTTATCGCTGTTAGTCAG TTTTTAGCTGTTCCATGTATTGCTGGTGTTTTACTTGCCCCTACCCCAAGTTCATCATATGGTTTACTATTCTTGGCCTATATCACTGCGGAGACTTGGTTGGGACCTGCTGCTTCCATCGTACAG GGTATATGTATGCCGGCAATGAGAGCACAAGCTTCATCTGTTTACATCGCAGTTATCACCATTACAGCTAGTGCCGGGCCTGTACTG GTTCCTACCTTGTTTGATACTTTTCATGGATTCGAGAAGTGTAAACATGGAGTGGGCTATTCCCTGCTTATGATTGTCACATTTTGTTATACATTATCAGCTTTTCTGTTCCTTCTACTTGGGGTGGTCATTAAATGGGAAAGAAAACGCAGTGGATCTTATACAACAGATTATGCAGATCTTCATGAAGATACACCAAGTAGTGATTGA
- the LOC136262065 gene encoding cytosol aminopeptidase-like, whose product MYALVWSPVRRTISRSALRTCSTVTDVKNVLQGTGKGLVLGYYESSNGYEFTTSAKQFNEDCQGNLERLLKLSGNKLKKGDSRIFYDLHKDYPAVSIVCVGPKDESNEMECINMSKESIRQAAAVGVKSLKAIGATDVDVEDFGDSEAAAEGSTLVLHDNDQYRSDKSLHPKLLLKSSSSQVDQNWECGSVVASAQNFARELMEMPCNYLTPAKFVEIMSEKLSPFSNNMNFTGRPYSWIKDMKMGAFVGVAKGSVEEPYLLEMKYSGGSDSNNNIVLVGKGVTFDTGGISIKPAANMGLMKGDMGGAAVVCATMMAIADLKLPINVVGLTPLCENMPSGNAYKPGDVVTAMNGTTIEVDNTDAEGRLILADTLCYSQSFNPSLIIDLATLTGAIDVALGNGAAAVFTNSNDLWNDLEEAGRLTGDRLWRMPLFAQYRKQMKSDIADINNIGTRDRSAGSCTAASFLKEFVGTNKWAHLDIAGVMQARGEVPYLGNGMSGRPTRTIIQYLKTASQK is encoded by the exons ATGTATGCCCTTGTTTGGAGTCCAGTGCGTAGGACAATAAGCAGATCCGCACTAAGAACCTGTAGCACCGTTACTGATGTTAAG AATGTACTACAAGGAACTGGTAAAGGTCTAGTACTGGGATATTATGAGAGTTCTAATGGATATGAGTTCACAACATCAGCGAAACAATTCAATGAAGATTGTCAAGGAAACTTAGAGAGATTATTAAAACT TTCAGGAAATAAGCTTAAAAAGGGAGATTCAAGGATCTTCTATGACTTGCACAAG GACTATCCAGCTGTGTCTATTGTGTGTGTGGGACCTAAAGATGAATCCAATGAAATGGAATGCATTAATATGTCAAAAGAATCTATTAGACAAGCAGCAGcag TTGGAGTGAAGTCACTTAAAGCAATAGGAGCTACTGATGTTGATGTTGAAGATTTTGGAGATTCTGAAG CTGCAGCTGAAGGATCTACACTGGTATTACATGATAATGATCAATATCGAAGTGACAAAAGCTTACATCCTAAACTTCTGCTGAAGTCAAG TTCATCACAGGTGGATCAGAACTGGGAATGTGGCAGTGTTGTAGCTTCTGCTCAGAACTTTGCCAGAGAGTTAATGGAAATGCCGTGTAACTATTTAACACCTGCCAAATTTGTGGAAATCATGTCTGAAAAACTCTCTCCATTTTCAAACAATATGAACTTCACTGGAAG GCCATACTCATGGATTAAGGATATGAAAATGGGAGCTTTTGTCGGTGTGGCTAAGGGTTCAGTGGAAGAGCCTTACTTGTTGGAAATGAAGTATTCTGGAGGATctgacagtaataataatattgttctTGTTGGCAAAG GAGTTACTTTTGATACTGGAGGTATTTCCATTAAGCCGGCTGCCAATATGGGATTGATGAAGGGAGACATGGGAGGAGCAGCCGTAGTGTGTGCTACCATGATGGCTATTGCTGACTTGAAGTTACCTATTAATGTTGTGGGACTTACCCCACTATGTGAGAACATGCCATCAGGAAATGCCTACAAACCTGGTGATGTGGTTACAGCTATGAATGGGACAACCATTGAA GTTGACAACACAGATGCTGAAGGAAGATTGATACTTGCTGACACATTATGTTATTCTCAAAGCTTTAATCCCAGTTTGATAATTGACTTGGCAACTTTGACAG GGGCAATTGATGTGGCACTGGGAAATGGAGCTGCTGCTGTGTTCACCAACTCAAATGATCTGTGGAATGACCTTGAAGag GCTGGTAGGCTCACAGGGGACAGGTTGTGGAGAATGCCTCTGTTTGCTCAGTACAGAAAACAAATGAAGTCGGACATAGCTGATATTAATAACATTGGAACACGGGACAGATCGGCTGGTTCTTGCACAGCTGCTAGTTTTTTGAAAGAATTTGTTGGCACTAACAAGTGGGCACATTTGGACATTGCTGGTGTAATGCAAGCACGTGGTGAAGTGCCATACCTGGGAAATGGAATGAGTG GTCGACCCACAagaacaataatacaatatttgAAAACTGCTTCTCAAAAATAG
- the LOC136262069 gene encoding protein ILRUN-like, with protein sequence MTNVAGDLTLLMDLEADLLSRFSTLGTTDHDVLIAEFRKFVGDQTPDSSCAFFLDMNNWNLQEAIGAYYDYKIESLPQMSLEGDITTGDGEAIPPNTHFTKTWRVKNSGTETWPVGVYLQFIGGDKMGEYQSIALPPLAPGQLHDINVDLISPSEPGLYRSQWQICTPNGIISADTIWVEIRVDHGGVLGITQQMSSFATTSNMSSSNTGLHESPHNPFDLTTQNRIFNLDTDQTDESCVTDRYNLGDDGLDKMD encoded by the exons ATGACCAATGTGGCCGGTGATTTAACATTATTAATGGACTTAGAGGCAGATCTGTTGTCACGGTTTAGTACATTGGGAACAACCGATCACGATGTGCTGATTGCTGAATTTAGGAAATTTGTTGGTGATCAAACACCGGACTCGTCATGTGCTTTCTTCCTGGATATGAATAACtg GAACTTGCAGGAAGCCATAGGAGCCTATTATGATTACAAGATAGAAAGTCTTCCTCAAATGTCACTAGAAGGTGACATCACTACTGGAGATGGAGAAGCCATTCCTCCCAACACACATTTCACAAAAACTTGGCGGGTTAAAAATTcag GGACTGAAACGTGGCCCGTTGGTGTATACTTACAATTTATTGGTGGTGATAAAATGGGAGAATATCAGAGCATAGCATTACCACCATTGGCTCCAGGACAACTACATGATATTAATGTTGACCTCATCTCCCCATCTGAACCTGGCCTGTATCGGAGCCAGTGGCAGATCTGTACTCCCAATGGTATCATATCTGCAG ATACCATATGGGTAGAGATCAGGGTGGACCATGGAGGTGTACTAGGGATCACACAGCAAATGTCTTCATTTGCTACTACAAGTAAcatg AGCAGCAGCAATACTGGACTTCATGAATCACCTCATAACCCATTTGATTTAACAACACAAAACAGAATATTTAATTTAGACACTGATCAAACTGACGAGAGTTGTGTAACTGACAGATATAATTTAGGTGATGATGGATTGGATAAGATGGATTAG